A genomic region of Caulobacter sp. NIBR2454 contains the following coding sequences:
- a CDS encoding NAD(P)H-hydrate dehydratase: protein MTDEITADLLRQWPLPQPGDGGKEERGQVLVVGGHAEIPGAVVLAATAALRAGAGKLQVATVEQIAAHLSLSVPEARAFALKASNDGAITAKSVKALVQHVARCKAVLVGPGTMDEGEAIALELLAAESDAAFVLDAGALPAAESGREFLAALDGRVVLTPHAGEMSQLTGRPKEEIEADPLGAAQRAAKRYGAVAVMKGAATHIAAPDGQTWRYPGGGVGLGASGSGDVLGGLIAGLLARGAGPAQAAAFGVYLHGEAGKVLARKIGPLGFLAREISAEVPGLMGELA from the coding sequence ATGACCGACGAGATTACAGCCGACCTGCTGCGCCAATGGCCCCTTCCCCAGCCCGGAGACGGCGGTAAAGAGGAGCGCGGCCAGGTGCTGGTGGTCGGCGGACATGCCGAGATTCCCGGCGCCGTGGTGCTGGCCGCGACCGCCGCCCTTCGTGCCGGGGCTGGCAAGCTGCAGGTCGCCACGGTCGAGCAGATCGCCGCACATCTGAGCCTGTCTGTGCCGGAGGCCCGCGCCTTCGCCCTTAAGGCATCCAACGACGGCGCCATCACCGCGAAATCGGTGAAGGCGCTGGTCCAGCACGTAGCCCGTTGCAAGGCCGTGCTCGTCGGGCCCGGAACCATGGATGAGGGCGAAGCGATCGCGCTCGAGCTGCTGGCGGCGGAATCGGACGCGGCCTTCGTTCTGGACGCCGGGGCTCTACCGGCGGCGGAGAGCGGGCGCGAGTTTTTGGCGGCGCTGGACGGTCGCGTGGTGCTGACACCGCATGCCGGCGAAATGTCTCAACTGACCGGGCGGCCAAAGGAAGAGATAGAGGCTGATCCGCTTGGCGCGGCCCAGCGCGCGGCGAAGCGCTATGGCGCGGTGGCGGTCATGAAGGGGGCGGCCACGCATATCGCGGCGCCGGATGGTCAAACCTGGCGTTACCCGGGCGGCGGCGTGGGGCTGGGGGCTTCTGGCTCCGGCGATGTGCTTGGAGGGCTGATCGCCGGCCTGCTGGCGCGAGGGGCCGGGCCGGCGCAGGCGGCCGCCTTTGGTGTGTACCTGCACGGAGAAGCAGGGAAAGTGCTCGCTAGGAAGATCGGCCCGCTGGGATTCCTTGCGCGGGAGATCAGCGCAGAGGTCCCGGGTTTGATGGGCGAGCTGGCTTAG
- a CDS encoding thioredoxin domain-containing protein: protein MRFLDRRVLVAGALALTVAACSKGGTGGSAVTAEDMTMGSADAKITLVEYASASCSHCAAWAENVLPEFKKKYVDTGEVRYVMREFLTPPVEVAAAGFLTARCAGKDKYFTVLDAVYKGQEEMFSTGDFRGVLLRIAQSAGMTEAQFDACVSDEKALKDLNDRVEKYSRDAKITSTPSFVLNGKLIGEGELPLEKLDTEIAAAKAALK from the coding sequence ATGCGTTTTCTCGACCGACGCGTTCTCGTCGCTGGCGCTCTCGCCCTCACCGTCGCCGCCTGCTCCAAGGGCGGGACAGGCGGATCGGCCGTCACGGCCGAGGACATGACCATGGGCTCGGCCGACGCCAAGATCACCCTGGTCGAGTACGCCTCCGCCAGCTGCAGCCACTGCGCCGCCTGGGCCGAGAACGTCCTGCCCGAGTTCAAGAAGAAGTACGTGGACACCGGCGAGGTGCGCTACGTGATGCGCGAGTTCCTTACCCCGCCGGTCGAGGTGGCCGCCGCTGGCTTCCTGACCGCGCGCTGCGCCGGCAAGGACAAGTACTTCACCGTCCTGGACGCCGTGTACAAGGGCCAGGAGGAGATGTTCTCCACCGGCGACTTCCGCGGCGTGCTGCTGCGCATCGCCCAGTCGGCCGGCATGACCGAAGCCCAGTTCGACGCCTGCGTCTCCGACGAAAAGGCGCTGAAGGACCTCAACGACCGGGTCGAGAAGTACAGCCGCGACGCCAAGATCACGAGCACGCCGAGCTTCGTCCTGAACGGCAAGCTGATCGGCGAGGGCGAGCTGCCGCTCGAAAAGCTCGACACCGAGATCGCCGCCGCCAAGGCCGCGCTTAAGTAA
- a CDS encoding histidine phosphatase family protein, translating to MEQRWPDTLWIVRHGQSAGNVARDAADAAGLGRIDIAHRDMDVPLSPLGEDQARALGRWFAKQPEHERPQTLLVSPYARAIATSELIREEGGLARANSLFCIDERLREKEFGVLDRLTRVGIESEFPEQAEFRRLLGKFYHRPPGGESWCDVILRLRSVLDTISLHHSGKRVMVVAHQVVVLCMRYLLDSLTEEQILAIDREADIANCGVTEYRFRPDQGDGGLVLTRWNFTAPLDEGGAPVTVQPDPSVAAR from the coding sequence ATGGAGCAGCGCTGGCCTGACACCCTCTGGATCGTCCGCCATGGACAGAGCGCGGGCAATGTCGCCCGCGACGCCGCCGATGCGGCCGGCCTCGGCCGCATCGACATCGCTCATCGCGACATGGACGTGCCGCTCAGCCCCCTGGGCGAGGATCAGGCGCGCGCGCTCGGACGCTGGTTCGCCAAGCAGCCGGAGCATGAGCGGCCACAGACCCTGCTGGTGTCCCCCTATGCCCGCGCCATCGCCACCAGCGAACTGATCCGCGAGGAAGGCGGGCTGGCCAGGGCCAACAGCCTGTTCTGCATCGACGAGCGGCTGCGCGAAAAAGAGTTCGGCGTCCTCGACCGGCTGACCCGCGTGGGCATCGAATCCGAGTTCCCGGAACAGGCGGAATTTCGTCGTCTGTTGGGCAAGTTCTATCACCGGCCGCCGGGCGGGGAGAGCTGGTGCGACGTGATCCTGCGCCTGCGCAGCGTGCTGGACACCATCAGCCTGCACCACAGCGGCAAGCGGGTGATGGTCGTCGCGCACCAGGTGGTGGTTCTGTGCATGCGCTACCTGCTCGACAGCCTGACCGAGGAGCAGATTCTGGCCATCGATCGCGAGGCCGACATCGCCAATTGCGGGGTCACGGAATATCGCTTCAGGCCCGACCAGGGAGACGGCGGTCTGGTGCTGACCCGCTGGAATTTCACGGCTCCCCTGGACGAGGGCGGCGCCCCCGTCACTGTGCAGCCCGACCCGTCGGTGGCCGCGCGATGA
- a CDS encoding DsbA family protein, which produces MTLSRQSLRPDRRSLLLAGSAFALAGVTPAVAAPVVRADDMVLGNPKAKVTVVEYASASCPHCAHFANEDFPQFKKAYIDTGKVRFVLRELLTPPQNFAALGFLTARCAGRDKYFDVLAAVFRDQAEIYRTSDLRGGLLKIAQGAGLTETQLNACINQNALDAMQTRINADATADGVDQSPTFFVNGVKLGGTVDFTALKAAVDKALKG; this is translated from the coding sequence GTGACCCTGTCCCGCCAGAGCCTTCGTCCCGACCGCCGCAGCCTGCTGCTGGCCGGTTCGGCGTTCGCCCTGGCGGGCGTCACGCCCGCCGTCGCCGCCCCCGTGGTGCGAGCCGACGACATGGTCCTGGGAAACCCCAAGGCCAAGGTCACGGTGGTGGAGTACGCCTCGGCCAGTTGCCCGCACTGCGCACACTTCGCCAACGAGGACTTTCCGCAGTTCAAGAAGGCCTACATCGACACCGGCAAGGTGCGCTTCGTCCTGCGCGAACTGCTGACCCCGCCGCAGAACTTCGCGGCGCTCGGGTTCCTGACGGCGCGGTGCGCCGGGCGCGACAAGTATTTCGACGTGCTGGCGGCGGTCTTCCGCGATCAGGCGGAGATCTACCGCACGAGCGATCTGCGCGGCGGCCTGCTGAAGATCGCCCAAGGCGCGGGGCTCACCGAGACCCAGCTTAACGCCTGCATCAATCAGAACGCCCTGGACGCCATGCAGACCCGCATCAATGCGGACGCGACGGCCGACGGCGTCGACCAGTCACCGACCTTCTTCGTCAACGGCGTCAAGCTGGGCGGCACGGTGGACTTCACGGCGCTCAAGGCCGCGGTCGACAAGGCCCTGAAGGGCTAG
- a CDS encoding nuclear transport factor 2 family protein, translating to MLHMILAAAAAGVIPTGSELKETLTKRDAEFFELFFQGCDAPRLRTMVTDDFEFFHDKDGLIATSGDQFVADYAKGCVEKQKPDAWNSRRELTPGTMKVWPAGGYGAFEQGDHVFYERKGKGPYKLVGKASFTQVWKLEDGVWKLARVLSYAHAPAD from the coding sequence ATGCTGCATATGATCCTCGCCGCCGCCGCCGCCGGCGTCATTCCCACCGGGTCCGAGCTGAAAGAAACGCTGACCAAGCGCGACGCCGAGTTCTTCGAGTTGTTCTTTCAGGGCTGCGACGCGCCGCGTTTGCGGACCATGGTCACCGACGACTTCGAGTTCTTCCACGACAAGGATGGACTGATCGCGACCTCGGGCGACCAGTTCGTCGCCGACTACGCCAAGGGCTGCGTTGAAAAGCAGAAGCCCGACGCCTGGAATTCGCGTCGCGAACTGACCCCCGGAACGATGAAGGTCTGGCCCGCCGGCGGCTACGGCGCCTTCGAGCAAGGCGACCACGTCTTCTACGAGCGCAAGGGCAAAGGCCCCTATAAGCTGGTCGGCAAGGCCTCCTTCACCCAGGTCTGGAAGCTGGAGGACGGCGTCTGGAAGCTGGCTCGGGTGCTCAGCTACGCGCACGCCCCGGCGGACTAG
- a CDS encoding YoaK family protein, translating into MLRYDRRTRRLAAILAGAAGFVDAMGFIAMNGFFVSFMSGNSTRLGVGLTSNWTWAAVAGGLIGAFLAGVVAGSVAGRLARPDRRRVYVLCLVSLLLLAAPVASSIGWSTVALALMAAAMGAENAVFERDGEVAIGLTYMTGTLVKLGQRLADGMMGGDVRAAAPYLVHWLGLVGGAVAGAALYPHLGLRGVWLAAVVVLACAIWDALSERA; encoded by the coding sequence ATGCTTCGATATGATCGCCGCACCCGTCGCCTAGCCGCCATTCTGGCCGGGGCCGCGGGGTTCGTGGACGCCATGGGCTTCATCGCCATGAACGGCTTCTTCGTGTCGTTCATGAGCGGCAACTCCACCCGTCTGGGGGTAGGCCTCACATCGAACTGGACCTGGGCGGCGGTGGCGGGCGGACTGATCGGCGCCTTCTTGGCGGGTGTGGTCGCCGGCTCCGTCGCCGGGCGCCTGGCGAGACCGGATCGGCGCCGGGTTTACGTCCTCTGCCTCGTCAGCCTGCTGCTGTTGGCCGCGCCCGTCGCCAGCAGTATTGGCTGGAGCACTGTCGCGCTCGCCCTGATGGCCGCCGCCATGGGCGCGGAGAACGCCGTGTTCGAGCGCGATGGCGAGGTGGCCATAGGTCTGACCTACATGACCGGCACCCTGGTCAAGTTGGGCCAAAGGCTTGCTGATGGGATGATGGGCGGGGATGTCAGGGCCGCCGCGCCCTATCTGGTGCATTGGCTTGGCCTCGTGGGCGGCGCGGTCGCGGGAGCGGCTCTCTATCCGCATCTAGGATTGCGCGGCGTCTGGCTGGCCGCCGTTGTGGTCCTCGCCTGCGCGATCTGGGACGCTCTATCAGAGCGGGCCTGA
- a CDS encoding Gfo/Idh/MocA family protein produces MLRIGLLGASKIAPKAVIAPVALRDDVTITAVAARDLAKAQAYAEQYGIATAVEGYDALIDRDDVDLIYNALPPAAHLEWTRKAAAAGKHMLCEKPFAMTAAEARAMVDAAAAAGVVLIEAFHYRFHPLMTRALEVMASGELGPIVGAEAVFDVVIPKRDGELRWIREQGGGALMDLGCYPLHALRTLLGAEPTVIKASARWDGGVDAGLGAALDFDGVPARIHCDMEATERKILLRVDGEKASMTLESFVHPYRDNGGLRIGDRWEPASPTTTYEAQLDHVVEVLAGRVAPLTGGDDAVATMAAIDAIYAAAGH; encoded by the coding sequence ATGCTGAGGATCGGACTTCTGGGCGCGTCGAAGATCGCCCCCAAGGCGGTGATCGCGCCGGTCGCCCTGCGCGATGACGTGACGATCACGGCGGTGGCCGCGCGCGACCTCGCCAAGGCCCAGGCCTACGCCGAGCAATACGGAATCGCGACGGCGGTGGAGGGTTATGACGCCCTGATCGACCGCGACGACGTGGACCTGATCTACAACGCCCTGCCGCCGGCCGCGCACCTGGAATGGACCCGCAAGGCCGCCGCCGCCGGCAAGCACATGCTGTGCGAAAAGCCCTTCGCCATGACGGCCGCGGAAGCTCGGGCCATGGTCGATGCGGCGGCCGCGGCGGGCGTCGTGCTGATCGAGGCTTTTCACTATCGCTTCCACCCGTTGATGACTCGGGCGCTGGAGGTCATGGCTTCGGGCGAACTGGGCCCCATCGTCGGGGCCGAAGCGGTGTTCGACGTGGTCATCCCCAAGCGCGACGGCGAACTGCGCTGGATCCGCGAGCAGGGCGGCGGGGCGCTGATGGACCTGGGCTGCTATCCGCTGCACGCCCTGCGCACCTTGTTGGGCGCCGAGCCTACGGTGATCAAGGCTTCCGCGCGCTGGGATGGCGGCGTGGACGCGGGGCTGGGCGCGGCGCTCGACTTCGACGGCGTTCCGGCCCGCATCCACTGCGACATGGAGGCGACGGAGCGGAAGATCCTGCTGCGAGTGGACGGCGAGAAGGCGTCCATGACCCTGGAGAGCTTCGTCCATCCCTATCGCGACAACGGCGGCCTGCGCATCGGCGACCGCTGGGAGCCGGCCTCACCGACCACGACCTATGAGGCGCAGCTGGATCACGTGGTCGAGGTGCTGGCCGGGCGGGTCGCGCCACTGACCGGCGGCGACGACGCCGTGGCGACCATGGCGGCCATCGATGCGATCTACGCCGCGGCCGGACACTAG
- the mutY gene encoding A/G-specific adenine glycosylase, giving the protein MILVAPLRAALLDWYDAHARDLPWRTGPAAGMAGVRSDPYRVWLSEVMLQQTTVPHATPYFLSFTQRWPTVSDLAAVEDGDLMAAWAGLGYYARARNLLACARAVAGEHGGVFPDTEAALLALPGVGAYTAAAVAAIAFDRPSNVVDGNVERVMARLFAVEEPVPASKPELKRLAGELVTDDRPGDWAQALMDLGATICRPKGPLCDRCPVSRFCQALKTGAPETYPRKTKKADRPRRHGVAYVLTRNGQTGLVRREPKGLLGGMLALPTSEWRATPLSASEALEAAPVAAAWRTVGEVEHVFTHFSLTLTVLAAEGDGEFIWTPTEGLQGLPSVFLKAARAAEARLC; this is encoded by the coding sequence ATGATCCTCGTCGCTCCCCTCCGCGCAGCCCTGCTCGACTGGTACGACGCCCATGCCCGCGACCTGCCGTGGCGCACGGGGCCGGCGGCGGGTATGGCCGGCGTTCGCTCCGATCCCTACCGGGTCTGGTTGTCGGAGGTGATGCTGCAGCAGACCACCGTGCCGCATGCGACGCCATATTTCCTCAGTTTCACCCAGCGCTGGCCGACGGTCTCCGATCTCGCGGCCGTGGAGGACGGGGACCTGATGGCCGCCTGGGCAGGGCTCGGCTACTACGCCCGCGCCCGCAATTTGCTGGCCTGCGCCCGGGCGGTGGCGGGTGAGCATGGGGGCGTATTCCCTGATACCGAAGCCGCCCTGTTGGCCTTGCCGGGCGTCGGCGCCTATACGGCCGCCGCCGTGGCGGCCATCGCCTTTGACCGGCCCTCGAACGTGGTCGATGGAAATGTCGAACGGGTCATGGCTCGGCTGTTCGCGGTGGAGGAGCCAGTCCCGGCCTCAAAGCCGGAGCTGAAGCGTCTGGCCGGCGAACTGGTCACCGACGACCGCCCCGGCGACTGGGCGCAGGCACTGATGGATCTGGGCGCCACCATCTGCCGGCCCAAGGGGCCGCTGTGTGACCGGTGTCCGGTATCCAGATTTTGCCAGGCGCTGAAGACCGGCGCGCCGGAGACCTATCCGCGCAAGACGAAGAAGGCGGACCGCCCGCGTCGTCACGGGGTGGCCTATGTGCTGACCCGCAACGGCCAGACGGGTCTGGTGCGCCGTGAGCCCAAGGGTCTGCTCGGCGGCATGCTGGCCCTGCCGACCAGCGAGTGGCGGGCCACGCCATTGTCGGCGTCCGAAGCGCTGGAAGCCGCGCCGGTCGCCGCCGCCTGGCGCACGGTGGGCGAGGTCGAGCACGTCTTCACCCATTTCTCCCTTACGCTGACCGTGCTTGCGGCTGAGGGCGACGGCGAGTTCATCTGGACGCCGACCGAGGGACTGCAGGGCCTGCCCAGCGTGTTCCTGAAGGCGGCGAGAGCGGCGGAGGCGAGACTATGCTGA
- a CDS encoding DUF721 domain-containing protein, with product MRRTLPTAEEAVAILRSRKTRPPHRTPPPAGKALNGLVKALDAKYGAGPAALQGRWKEIVGEALARRTEPVKIIKSRTGEGGTLELRVDGPSATLVQHQAVEIMARLDLILGKGAVTKLRIIQGPVKAPAASARPGRRRKPPLDAATEASLESSLKDQPEGPLKAALLKLGREVLRGAR from the coding sequence ATGCGCCGCACCCTGCCCACCGCCGAAGAAGCCGTCGCCATCCTGCGCTCGCGCAAGACGCGGCCGCCGCACCGTACCCCGCCCCCGGCGGGCAAGGCGCTGAACGGCCTGGTCAAGGCGCTGGACGCCAAGTACGGCGCCGGTCCCGCCGCCCTGCAAGGGCGCTGGAAGGAGATCGTCGGCGAGGCCCTGGCCCGCCGCACCGAGCCGGTGAAAATCATCAAGTCCCGTACGGGCGAAGGCGGCACGCTGGAGCTGCGCGTCGACGGCCCGTCCGCCACCCTGGTCCAGCACCAGGCGGTGGAGATCATGGCCCGCCTGGACCTGATCCTGGGCAAGGGCGCGGTGACCAAGCTGCGCATCATCCAGGGTCCGGTGAAGGCGCCCGCGGCGAGCGCCAGGCCGGGCCGCCGACGCAAGCCGCCCTTGGACGCGGCGACCGAGGCCTCGCTGGAAAGCAGCCTCAAGGACCAGCCAGAAGGCCCTTTGAAAGCCGCATTGCTCAAGCTTGGTCGCGAGGTGCTGCGCGGCGCGCGTTGA
- the smc gene encoding chromosome segregation protein SMC — translation MQFQRLRLSGFKSFVEPTEFRIEPGLTGIVGPNGCGKSNLLEALRWVMGANSAKAMRAGGMDDVIFAGSGNRPGRNHAEVTLTIDNADRTAPASFNDTPVLEVVRRIDRGAGSTYKINGREVRARDVQLLFADASTGANSPALVRQGQISELIGAKPQNRRRILEEAGGVSGLHTRRHEAELRLRAAETNLDRLDDVARELETNLNRLRREARQAEKYKRLSAEIRAVQGAVLFARWTDARDILTRTEAEASQAAGEAERTAREVAVASAEAIKAEEAIAPLREEEIIAAAVLGKLAIEKDRIDRELEAAAAEVARLNADLARIDADEAREAQVRDDAAGALDRLGAELAQIESEIAAAPHRGPELQAAATQAEEARAAADAQVETLATRLAAEEAGRRAAAARVEEARTRLSRTVRALDQAKSERTALGPEVDPQLAEAKGKFEAALDVLKKARSALEIAEAERAEAANSEAAARDATRKLEDQLGRLKTEARGLVQLLVPTGKSGFSPALDSVSPDRGYEAALAAALGDDLQAALDERAPSYWGGREVTTPTWPAGATPLGPLVKAPGALSARLAFTALVDRADGDRLQKLLPTGGRLVSREGDLWRWDGFTARAEAPKPAAIRLEQKTRLAEVETEIERRAPEAAAAEEAHKTSAIRLRAAEDVLREARKAPQEAERALGSFRDTVERLEREAARRDARAQSLDETIARFDAERVEAENQLAAVEAEAAGTQGGEDLAPQLAAARQAAAAAREASAAARAEIDREVREHQGRARRQESLAREIADWTRRAAAADSRLEILAKDRDTAAAALAVAKDAPEQVEVRRNKLLEDFAQAEARRAKSSDALAQGDAARQAADRALRAAEAAAADAREARASLSARLDAARDRFGEIAGQIREAAHVEPEELGRQIASEAIAVPTGAAGVEAHLFNLERERDAIGAVNLRAEEEAAESGARLEAMRTERADLSGAVARLRQGIEELNAEGRERLLAAFDVINGHFQALFTALFGGGQAELRLIESDDPLEAGLEIYACPPGKRMASMSLMSGGEQALTASALIFGVFLANPAPICVLDEVDAPLDDANVERYCNMLDEMRRRTQTRFVAITHNPVTMSRMDRLFGVTMGERGVSQLVSVDLKQAEALVA, via the coding sequence GTGCAATTTCAGCGCCTGCGTCTCTCGGGATTCAAATCCTTCGTCGAACCCACCGAGTTCCGCATCGAGCCGGGCCTGACCGGGATCGTCGGACCGAACGGCTGCGGCAAGTCCAACCTGCTGGAAGCCCTGCGCTGGGTCATGGGCGCCAACTCGGCCAAGGCCATGCGGGCCGGCGGCATGGACGACGTGATCTTCGCCGGTTCGGGCAACCGGCCCGGCCGCAACCACGCCGAAGTCACCCTGACCATCGACAACGCCGACCGCACGGCGCCGGCCAGCTTCAACGACACACCGGTTCTGGAAGTGGTCCGCCGCATCGATCGCGGCGCCGGCTCGACCTACAAGATCAACGGCCGCGAGGTGCGGGCGCGTGATGTGCAGTTGCTGTTCGCCGACGCCTCCACCGGGGCCAACTCCCCCGCCCTGGTCCGCCAGGGTCAGATCAGCGAACTGATCGGGGCCAAGCCGCAGAACCGCCGCCGCATCTTGGAAGAGGCCGGCGGCGTTTCGGGTCTGCACACCCGTCGGCACGAGGCCGAGCTGCGCCTGCGCGCGGCGGAGACCAATCTGGACCGCCTGGACGACGTGGCGCGAGAGCTGGAGACCAACCTCAACCGCCTGCGCCGCGAAGCCCGCCAAGCCGAGAAGTACAAGCGCCTGTCGGCCGAGATCAGGGCCGTACAGGGCGCGGTGCTGTTCGCCCGCTGGACCGATGCGCGCGACATCCTCACCCGCACCGAGGCCGAAGCCTCCCAGGCCGCCGGCGAGGCCGAGCGCACCGCCCGCGAAGTGGCCGTCGCCAGCGCCGAGGCGATCAAGGCGGAGGAGGCTATCGCGCCCCTTCGTGAGGAAGAAATCATCGCCGCCGCCGTGCTCGGCAAGCTGGCCATCGAGAAGGACCGCATCGACCGCGAGCTGGAGGCGGCCGCCGCCGAGGTGGCCCGCCTGAACGCGGACCTTGCCCGCATCGACGCCGACGAGGCGCGCGAGGCCCAGGTTCGCGACGACGCCGCCGGGGCGTTGGATCGCCTGGGCGCCGAACTGGCACAGATCGAATCCGAGATCGCCGCCGCTCCACATCGCGGACCGGAACTTCAGGCCGCTGCAACCCAGGCCGAGGAGGCCCGCGCAGCCGCTGACGCCCAGGTCGAGACCCTAGCTACCCGCCTCGCCGCCGAGGAGGCCGGCCGCCGCGCCGCCGCCGCCCGCGTCGAGGAGGCCCGCACCCGCCTGTCGCGCACTGTCCGCGCCTTGGATCAGGCCAAGTCCGAACGCACGGCCTTGGGCCCGGAAGTCGATCCGCAGCTGGCCGAGGCCAAGGGCAAGTTCGAAGCGGCCCTCGATGTGCTGAAAAAGGCCCGCTCCGCCCTGGAGATCGCCGAGGCCGAACGCGCCGAGGCGGCCAACAGCGAAGCCGCCGCCCGCGACGCGACCCGCAAGCTGGAAGACCAGCTGGGCCGGCTGAAGACCGAGGCGCGGGGCCTGGTCCAATTGCTCGTCCCCACGGGCAAGAGCGGGTTCTCGCCGGCCCTGGATTCGGTCTCCCCCGACCGGGGCTATGAGGCCGCGCTCGCCGCCGCTCTTGGCGACGATCTTCAGGCGGCGCTGGACGAACGGGCGCCGTCCTATTGGGGCGGACGTGAGGTGACGACGCCGACCTGGCCGGCAGGCGCGACGCCGCTCGGTCCGCTGGTCAAGGCGCCGGGCGCGCTGTCGGCGCGTCTAGCCTTCACCGCCCTCGTAGATCGGGCGGACGGCGACCGATTGCAGAAGCTGCTGCCCACCGGCGGACGCCTGGTGTCCCGCGAAGGCGATCTGTGGCGGTGGGACGGCTTCACCGCACGCGCCGAGGCGCCCAAGCCGGCCGCCATCCGCCTGGAGCAGAAGACCCGCCTGGCCGAGGTCGAGACCGAGATCGAACGTCGCGCCCCCGAGGCCGCCGCCGCCGAGGAAGCTCACAAGACCAGCGCAATCCGTCTGCGCGCCGCCGAGGATGTCCTGCGCGAGGCCCGCAAGGCGCCGCAGGAGGCCGAACGCGCCCTGGGCTCGTTCCGCGACACCGTCGAACGCCTGGAGCGCGAGGCCGCCCGCCGCGACGCCCGCGCCCAGTCCCTGGACGAGACCATCGCCCGCTTCGACGCCGAGCGGGTCGAGGCCGAAAACCAACTCGCCGCCGTCGAGGCCGAGGCCGCCGGAACCCAGGGCGGCGAGGACCTCGCCCCGCAGCTCGCCGCCGCCCGTCAGGCCGCCGCCGCCGCGCGCGAAGCCTCGGCCGCCGCCCGCGCCGAGATCGACCGCGAAGTGCGCGAACACCAAGGCCGCGCCCGCCGTCAGGAAAGCCTGGCGCGCGAGATCGCCGACTGGACCCGCCGCGCCGCCGCCGCCGACAGCCGCCTGGAGATTCTGGCCAAGGACCGCGACACGGCCGCCGCCGCCCTGGCCGTCGCCAAGGACGCGCCCGAACAGGTCGAGGTCCGCCGCAACAAGCTGTTGGAGGATTTCGCCCAGGCCGAGGCCCGCCGCGCCAAGTCCTCCGACGCCCTTGCCCAGGGCGACGCCGCCCGTCAGGCCGCCGACCGAGCGCTGCGCGCCGCGGAGGCGGCGGCCGCCGACGCCCGGGAAGCCCGCGCCAGCCTGTCCGCCCGCCTGGACGCCGCACGCGACCGGTTTGGCGAGATCGCCGGCCAGATTCGCGAAGCCGCTCATGTCGAGCCCGAGGAACTGGGCCGCCAGATCGCCAGCGAGGCCATCGCCGTACCCACCGGCGCGGCGGGGGTCGAGGCCCACCTGTTCAACCTGGAGCGCGAACGAGACGCCATCGGCGCGGTGAACCTGCGGGCCGAGGAGGAGGCCGCCGAGTCCGGCGCGCGCCTGGAGGCCATGCGCACCGAACGCGCCGACCTGTCCGGCGCCGTGGCCCGCCTGCGCCAGGGGATCGAGGAGCTGAACGCCGAGGGTCGGGAGCGCCTGCTGGCCGCCTTCGACGTGATCAACGGCCACTTCCAGGCCCTGTTCACCGCCCTGTTCGGCGGCGGCCAGGCGGAGCTTCGCCTGATCGAGAGCGATGATCCGCTGGAGGCCGGACTGGAGATCTACGCCTGCCCGCCCGGCAAGCGCATGGCGTCCATGAGCCTGATGAGCGGCGGCGAACAGGCCCTGACCGCCAGCGCCCTGATCTTCGGCGTCTTCCTGGCCAATCCCGCGCCCATCTGCGTGCTGGACGAAGTAGACGCCCCGCTCGATGACGCCAATGTCGAGCGCTACTGCAACATGCTGGACGAGATGCGCCGCCGCACCCAGACGCGCTTTGTCGCCATCACCCACAACCCCGTCACCATGAGCCGTATGGATCGCCTGTTCGGCGTCACCATGGGCGAGCGGGGCGTGTCGCAGCTGGTCAGCGTCGACCTCAAGCAGGCCGAGGCCCTGGTCGCCTAA